The genomic DNA ACAACATTTTCCGCTTCACGCAAGCGGGCTCTGAGGTGTCCGCGCTTCTGGGCCGTATTCCGTCCGCTGTGGGCTATCAGCCGACGCTCGCAACCGACATGGGCGCCCTTCAGGAGCGCATCACCACCACGACCAAGGGCTCGGTGACCTCGGTGCAGGCGATTTACGTGCCCGCCGACGACCTTACCGACCCAGCGCCGGCGACCTCGTTTGCCCACTTGGACGCGACGACGGTGTTGAACCGCGCGATCTCCGAAAAAGGCATCTATCCAGCGGTGGACCCGCTCGATTCGACCTCGCGCATGCTCGATCCACAGATCATCGGGCAAGAACACTACGAAGTGGCGCGTCAGGTTCAGGAAACGCTGCAGCGCTACAAGTCGCTGCAGGATATCATTGCCATTCTGGGCATGGATGAACTGTCCGAAGAGGATAAGCTGACGGTGGCCCGCGCCCGCAAGATCGAGCGGTTCCTGTCGCAGCCCTTCTTCGTCGCTGAGGTGTTTACCGGCTCGCCCGGCATCTTCGTTTCGCTCGAAGACACCATCCGCTCCTTCAAGGCGGTGGTCGAAGGCGAGTATGATCACCTGCCGGAAGCCGCCTTCTACATGGTGGGCACCATCGATGATGCCGTTGCCAAGGCGCAGAAGCTCGCCGAAGCGGCTTAAGGCAGGAAACGCAAGCTGATGGCTGATCCTTTTGCTTTTGAACTGGTCTCACCCGAGAAACAGCTTGCTTCGGGCGAGGCGACCCAGGTTGTCGTGCCCGGCGCTGAAGGGCAGTTCACGGTGCTGGCCAACCACGCACCGTTTCTGTCGACGCTCAAGCCTGGCATCCTTGAGGTCACGATGGCCGATGGGTCATCGGACCGCATCTTCGTGCGTGGCGGCTTTGCGGACGCCAACCCTGAGGGCCTGACGCTGCTTGCCGAAGAAGCTCAGCGCGTTGCGGACATGGACATGGCATCGCTCGACCAAGCGATCCAGGACGCCAAGGAAGACGTTGCCGACGCGACCGATGATGAGAAAAAGGCCGCTGCAGCACTCAAGCTTGCTCAGCTCGAAGAGGTCAAAGCAGTTCTCTAGAACGCCTCTCGGAACAGGTCCCGCAACAGGAGCCCGTCCCTTAGTATAAGTGGGGCGGGCTTTTTTCATTTTTCTCAGCATCGAGGTTGAAGCCGTCGCAACGGATGCGCATCATCGCGATATGGTTTCACAACTCACCTTTGGAACGTTCATCACCTTGGTGTCCCTTTTGAGCGGTGCCGTGCTGTGGTGGGGTTTCTCCAATGCGCTGGATCGTATCCAGCCATGGTTCGTGCGCCCGCCCTATGCACGAAAGTCGCTGCTGGTCATCATGCTTGTGATCATCTGCACCATGCTCATGATGACACTCGGTGTCTGGCTGTGGGCGATCGCGTTCCAAGCGATCGACGTGTTCGCAACCCTTGAGGAAGCGGTGTTCTTCTCGCTGGTCGCGTACACAACGCTGGGCCTGGGCGATGTGCACATACCCCTTGAGCACCGGCTGCTGGGTGGCATGGCCGGTGCAAACGGCTTCCTGATGTTCGGATTGATGACGGCCATGCTGACCGACACCCTGCGCCATGTTCGGCGGGTTCAGCATCATTTGGACGACTAATTCGGTCGAGGACGCGCTCCGCTGGCGCCTAGGCGCCGACC from Pseudomonadota bacterium includes the following:
- a CDS encoding F0F1 ATP synthase subunit epsilon, with protein sequence MADPFAFELVSPEKQLASGEATQVVVPGAEGQFTVLANHAPFLSTLKPGILEVTMADGSSDRIFVRGGFADANPEGLTLLAEEAQRVADMDMASLDQAIQDAKEDVADATDDEKKAAAALKLAQLEEVKAVL
- a CDS encoding ion channel, translated to MVSQLTFGTFITLVSLLSGAVLWWGFSNALDRIQPWFVRPPYARKSLLVIMLVIICTMLMMTLGVWLWAIAFQAIDVFATLEEAVFFSLVAYTTLGLGDVHIPLEHRLLGGMAGANGFLMFGLMTAMLTDTLRHVRRVQHHLDD